The Harpia harpyja isolate bHarHar1 chromosome 13, bHarHar1 primary haplotype, whole genome shotgun sequence genome contains a region encoding:
- the DEGS1 gene encoding sphingolipid delta(4)-desaturase DES1 — MGNTVAREDFEWVYTDQPHADRRKEILAKHPEIKALMKPDYNLVWVVVLMVLAQVTAFYLVKDLDWKWVVFWAYVFGSCISHSMTLAIHEISHNSAFGNSKAMWNRWFGIFANLPLGLPYSISFKRYHMDHHRYLGGDGIDVDIPTNFEGWFFCTRFRKFIWIVLQPFFYAIRPLCINPKPITRLEIINLLAQLSFDVVIYYLWGVKSTFYMLAGSVLGLGLHPISGHFIAEHYMFLKGHETYSYYGPLNLLTFNVGYHNEHHDFPNIPGKSLPLVKKIAAEYYDNLPQYNSWIKVLYDFVMDDTISPYSRMKRQLKGEVKQD; from the exons ATGGGTAACACCGTCGCCAGAGAGGATTTCGAGTGGGTCTACACGGACCAGCCTCATGCCGACCGCCGCAAGGAGATCCTGG CGAAACATCCAGAGATAAAAGCGTTGATGAAGCCAGACTACAACTTGGTCTGGGTGGTTGTGTTGATGGTTCTTGCCCAGGTGACTGCGTTTTATCTAGTTAAAGACTTGGACTGGAAATGGGTAGTCTTTTGGGCATACGTTTTTGGAAGCTGTATTAGCCACTCCATGACTCTGGCTATTCATGAGATTTCTCACAATAGTGCCTTTGGCAACAGCAAAGCAATGTGGAATCGATGGTTTGGAATATTTGCCAACCTCCCTCTTGGTCTCCCGTACTCCATATCCTTCAAGAGATACCACATGGATCATCATCGTTACTTAGGAGGCGATGGAATTGATGTGGACATTCCAACCAACTTTGAAGGCTGGTTCTTCTGCACCCGTTTTAGGAAGTTCATATGGATTGTTCTTCAGCCTTTTTTCTATGCGATTAGACCTCTCTGCATCAATCCCAAACCCATTACTCGACTTGAAATAATCAATTTGTTGGCTCAACTTTCTTTTGATGTTGTGATATATTATTTATGGGGAGTCAAATCCACTTTTTACATGCTTGCTGGTTCAGTACTTGGACTTGGGTTGCACCCAATTTCAGGACACTTCATAGCTGAacattacatgtttttaaaaggacATGAGACTTATTCCTACTATGGGCCGCTTAATTTGCTCACTTTTAATGTTGGCTATCACAATGAACATCATGACTTCCCCAATATTCCTGGCAAGAGCCTTCCACTG GTGAAGAAAATAGCAGCTGAATACTATGACAACCTGCCACAATATAACTCTTGGATAAAAGTACTGTATGACTTCGTGATGGATGACACAATCAGCCCATATTCACGCATGAAAAGGCAATTAAAGGGTGAAGTGAAGCAAGATTAA
- the FBXO28 gene encoding F-box only protein 28 isoform X1: MAAPEERLLSEGEGGALGSARLSPPPVSESPEALAPLEPPPQSNTLMGLPIVAIESILSFLSYDETSQLRLVCKRMDLVCQRMLNQGFLKVERYHNLCQKQVKAQLPRRESERRNHSLARHADILAAVETRLSLLNMTFMKYVDSNLCCFIPGKVIDEIYRVLRYVNSTRAPQRAHEVLQELRDISSMAMEYFDEKIVPILKRKMPGSDVSGRLIGTAPVPGPSAALTTMQLFSKQNPSRQEVTKLQQQVKANGTGLTALKREISELRIKVQEQQKQLQDQDQKLLEQTQIIGEQNARLAELERKLREVMESTVGNSSGSGSNEQSPRKRRKAVESTDCPRKSKRLRNRK; this comes from the exons atggcggcgccggAGGAGCGGCTCCTGTCGGAGGGGGAAGGCGGCGCCCTGGGCTCGGCGCGGCTCTCCCCGCCCCCGGTCTCGGAGTCTCCCGAGGCTCTGGCGCCCTTGGAGCCGCCGCCGCAGAGCAACACGCTCATGGGGCTGCCCATCGTGGCCATCGAGAGCATCCTCAGCTTCCTGTCCTACGATGAGACGAGCCAGCTCCGCCTG GTTTGTAAGCGAATGGACTTGGTTTGCCAGCGAATGTTAAATCAGGGATTTCTGAAAGTGGAAAGATACCACAACTTGTGTCAAAAGCAAGTTAAAGCTCAGCTTCCAAG ACGGGAGTCAGAAAGAAGAAACCATTCATTAGCTCGTCATGCAGACATCCTTGCTGCTGTAGAAACGAGACTCTCTCTGTTAAATATGACTTTCATGAAGTATGTCGATTCCAATCTATGTTGCTTCATACCTGGAAAG GTAATAGATGAAATTTATCGTGTGCTAAGGTATGTAAACTCTACAAGAGCTCCTCAGAGAGCTCATGAAGTTCTTCAAGAACTAAGGGACATTTCCTCCATGGCTATGGAATATTTTGATGAGAAGATTGTTCCAATACTGAAAAGAAAGATGCCTGGGTCAGATGTATCGGGACGTCTGATAGGAACTGCCCCAG TTCCAGGGCCTTCTGCAGCACTGACAACAATGCAGCTGTTCTCCAAGCAGAACCCTTCAAGACAGGAAGTCACCAAACTCCAGCAGCAAGTAAAAGCAAATGGCACGGGCTTGACAGCACTAAAGCGGGAAATCTCAGAGCTTCGCATCAAAGTGCAAGAGCAACAGAAGCAACTCCAAGATCAAGATCAGAAACTGCTAGAGCAAACCCAAATCATAGGTGAACAGAATGCCCGATTGGCTGAGCTTGAACGCAAGCTGCGAGAGGTAATGGAGAGTACAGTAGGAAATTCTTCAGGTTCTGGCTCAAATGAACAATCTCCTAGAAAACGGAGGAAGGCGGTTGAATCCACAGACTGTCCTAGGAAATCTAAACGCCTTCGAAACAGAAAATAA
- the FBXO28 gene encoding F-box only protein 28 isoform X2: protein MEQKLVCKRMDLVCQRMLNQGFLKVERYHNLCQKQVKAQLPRRESERRNHSLARHADILAAVETRLSLLNMTFMKYVDSNLCCFIPGKVIDEIYRVLRYVNSTRAPQRAHEVLQELRDISSMAMEYFDEKIVPILKRKMPGSDVSGRLIGTAPVPGPSAALTTMQLFSKQNPSRQEVTKLQQQVKANGTGLTALKREISELRIKVQEQQKQLQDQDQKLLEQTQIIGEQNARLAELERKLREVMESTVGNSSGSGSNEQSPRKRRKAVESTDCPRKSKRLRNRK from the exons ATGGAGCAAAAACTG GTTTGTAAGCGAATGGACTTGGTTTGCCAGCGAATGTTAAATCAGGGATTTCTGAAAGTGGAAAGATACCACAACTTGTGTCAAAAGCAAGTTAAAGCTCAGCTTCCAAG ACGGGAGTCAGAAAGAAGAAACCATTCATTAGCTCGTCATGCAGACATCCTTGCTGCTGTAGAAACGAGACTCTCTCTGTTAAATATGACTTTCATGAAGTATGTCGATTCCAATCTATGTTGCTTCATACCTGGAAAG GTAATAGATGAAATTTATCGTGTGCTAAGGTATGTAAACTCTACAAGAGCTCCTCAGAGAGCTCATGAAGTTCTTCAAGAACTAAGGGACATTTCCTCCATGGCTATGGAATATTTTGATGAGAAGATTGTTCCAATACTGAAAAGAAAGATGCCTGGGTCAGATGTATCGGGACGTCTGATAGGAACTGCCCCAG TTCCAGGGCCTTCTGCAGCACTGACAACAATGCAGCTGTTCTCCAAGCAGAACCCTTCAAGACAGGAAGTCACCAAACTCCAGCAGCAAGTAAAAGCAAATGGCACGGGCTTGACAGCACTAAAGCGGGAAATCTCAGAGCTTCGCATCAAAGTGCAAGAGCAACAGAAGCAACTCCAAGATCAAGATCAGAAACTGCTAGAGCAAACCCAAATCATAGGTGAACAGAATGCCCGATTGGCTGAGCTTGAACGCAAGCTGCGAGAGGTAATGGAGAGTACAGTAGGAAATTCTTCAGGTTCTGGCTCAAATGAACAATCTCCTAGAAAACGGAGGAAGGCGGTTGAATCCACAGACTGTCCTAGGAAATCTAAACGCCTTCGAAACAGAAAATAA